One region of Micromonospora ureilytica genomic DNA includes:
- a CDS encoding MerR family transcriptional regulator — protein sequence MRIGELATKTGVSVRALRYYEEQGLLGAARSSGGQRHYLDDAVDRVHLIQMLYAAGLSSRTILDLLPCVDAKVNTPQSRAMLRAERERIDRQINQLRQARDRLDAVIALSESPASGCTRTNADVLVA from the coding sequence GTGCGGATCGGGGAACTCGCCACGAAGACCGGGGTCTCGGTACGAGCACTGCGCTACTACGAGGAGCAGGGCCTCCTGGGTGCCGCGCGAAGCAGTGGCGGCCAGCGCCACTACCTCGACGACGCGGTCGACCGGGTGCACCTCATCCAGATGCTGTACGCCGCAGGCCTGTCCAGCCGCACCATCCTGGACCTGCTTCCCTGCGTCGACGCGAAGGTCAACACACCGCAGTCGCGGGCCATGCTCCGCGCCGAACGCGAGCGCATCGATCGCCAGATCAATCAACTCCGGCAGGCACGCGACCGGCTCGACGCGGTCATCGCGCTCAGCGAGAGCCCGGCCAGCGGTTGCACCCGGACGAACGCCGACGTCCTGGTGGCCTAG
- a CDS encoding SDR family oxidoreductase, whose translation MRISGSIALVTGANRGIGRHFAGQLLERGAAKVYATARNPEQIDIPGVERLRLDITDPRSVEEAAAVASDVTLLVNNAGISTSTNLVTGDLGTIRSELDTHFYGTLSMVRAFAPVLGTNGGGGILNVLSAMSWFSYDGDNAYGVAKAAEWSLTNGIRLELAGQGTLVTGLHLGAADTDMSANYDGDKIDPADAVRAALDGIEADRVEVVADEWSAYVKASVAKDPSEFYAATAR comes from the coding sequence ATGCGGATCTCTGGTTCGATCGCTCTGGTCACCGGTGCCAACCGTGGCATCGGTCGGCACTTCGCCGGACAACTGTTGGAACGTGGAGCGGCCAAGGTGTACGCCACGGCCCGCAACCCGGAGCAGATCGACATCCCCGGCGTCGAGAGGCTCCGGTTGGACATCACCGACCCACGATCCGTCGAGGAGGCAGCCGCGGTCGCGTCCGACGTCACTCTGCTGGTCAACAACGCCGGGATCTCCACCTCCACCAACCTGGTCACCGGCGATCTCGGCACGATCAGGTCCGAGCTGGACACCCACTTCTACGGCACCCTCAGCATGGTCCGGGCATTCGCACCGGTGCTCGGCACGAATGGCGGCGGGGGGATTCTCAACGTCCTGTCGGCGATGTCGTGGTTCTCCTACGACGGGGACAACGCCTACGGCGTCGCGAAGGCAGCCGAGTGGAGCCTGACCAACGGGATCCGACTGGAACTCGCCGGCCAGGGGACCCTCGTGACGGGCCTGCACCTGGGCGCCGCCGACACCGACATGTCGGCCAACTACGACGGCGACAAAATCGACCCCGCCGACGCCGTACGCGCCGCACTGGACGGCATCGAGGCCGACCGGGTCGAGGTCGTCGCCGACGAGTGGAGCGCGTACGTCAAGGCGTCCGTGGCCAAGGACCCGAGCGAGTTCTATGCCGCGACGGCGCGGTGA
- a CDS encoding L,D-transpeptidase — protein MALVAVTVAATPLVLGGCTTERKAAVRPAEQVVPSPELTVTPADLSREVPLSAEVVPLVTGGKITAVRIVDDAGTLVRAEPREDGSAWVPSVPLRPQHTYTVAVTATGDSGQTTRTTTFTTAAASTKPQVSSTLYFADRQTYGTAMPVTIGFDPPIARAARADVQRRLFVTTNPPQPGAWSWVDDGSQVYYRAPDFWRPGTTISVRAGLEGLPIGANHIGDADRTATSRIGRQVALEVDNATKQMRVLRDGKLIRRIPVSLGKRGTPTSSGKMVIMEKHQYTTFDTRGEPNGGYVVNVEDAQRLTWGGEFIHGAPWSVSDQGHRNVSHGCTNISAANADWLMGVTQVGDLVTFTGTEVRLQAGNGWTAWNTSWSQFVKGSALPVPADLRPAPASAPPARAVAGGVPTPGPSASGG, from the coding sequence ATGGCGCTCGTTGCGGTGACCGTCGCGGCGACACCGCTGGTCCTCGGTGGGTGCACCACCGAGCGGAAGGCCGCCGTGCGTCCCGCCGAGCAGGTGGTGCCGTCGCCCGAACTGACCGTCACGCCCGCCGATCTCTCCCGGGAAGTGCCGCTCAGCGCCGAGGTGGTTCCGCTCGTCACGGGCGGAAAGATCACCGCCGTGCGCATCGTCGACGACGCGGGCACGCTGGTCCGGGCGGAACCACGCGAGGACGGTTCGGCCTGGGTGCCGAGCGTCCCGTTGCGCCCGCAGCACACCTACACCGTGGCGGTGACCGCCACCGGCGACTCCGGGCAGACCACCCGCACCACCACCTTCACCACCGCGGCGGCCTCGACGAAGCCGCAGGTGAGCAGCACCCTGTACTTCGCCGACAGGCAGACGTACGGCACCGCGATGCCGGTGACCATCGGCTTCGATCCGCCCATCGCCAGGGCCGCCCGCGCCGACGTGCAGCGTCGTTTGTTCGTCACCACGAACCCACCGCAGCCCGGTGCCTGGTCCTGGGTGGACGACGGCAGTCAGGTCTACTACCGGGCACCCGACTTCTGGCGGCCGGGCACGACAATCAGTGTCCGGGCTGGCCTGGAGGGGCTGCCGATCGGCGCGAACCACATCGGCGACGCCGATCGCACCGCGACATCCCGGATCGGACGGCAGGTGGCGCTCGAGGTCGACAACGCCACCAAGCAGATGCGCGTGCTGCGGGACGGCAAGCTGATCCGCAGGATCCCGGTCAGCCTCGGCAAGCGCGGCACCCCCACGTCCAGCGGCAAGATGGTGATCATGGAGAAGCACCAGTACACGACGTTCGACACGCGCGGCGAGCCGAACGGCGGCTACGTGGTGAACGTCGAGGACGCGCAACGGCTCACCTGGGGCGGCGAGTTCATCCACGGGGCACCCTGGTCGGTGTCGGACCAGGGACACCGCAACGTCTCGCACGGCTGCACGAACATCTCGGCGGCCAACGCGGACTGGCTGATGGGCGTCACCCAGGTAGGCGACCTGGTCACCTTCACCGGCACCGAGGTCCGGCTCCAGGCGGGCAACGGCTGGACGGCCTGGAACACCAGTTGGAGCCAGTTCGTCAAGGGCAGCGCGCTGCCCGTACCCGCGGATCTTCGCCCGGCCCCGGCGTCGGCGCCACCCGCGCGTGCGGTCGCCGGTGGCGTGCCGACGCCGGGGCCGTCCGCCTCTGGCGGCTGA
- a CDS encoding DUF1996 domain-containing protein: MIDFRSTPRHRRAVTALLLVSVALAGGCKEAPGTPGASGPSSDTGIGSSGPDAPTATAPGDASATPSAPGTSATPSVPGKPATPATSAVPPTASGGWITIDAAAQAAATKAFFARKPKPVTGNPVKVPEFNVGCTTSHHNSDDPIVLPKLVGGSHNHTFWGNKSTDANSTAESLRASKATTCNSPDDQSAYWVPTMYQNGKVVDPKEVTVYYGSRLKDPSRTQPFPFGLRMITGDAKNQVDTPDKQGNHFWCAGIGGEIGRSADKTFPVCAKTANIVRQITFPDCWDGKHLDSPDHKAHMANGDHTGACPKSHPVPVPSVSFVISYPLSANTDGITLASGTSFSMHADFFNAWKDEALAARVRNCLDQGVKCNSAGNF, translated from the coding sequence TTGATAGATTTCCGATCCACCCCTCGACACCGTCGTGCCGTCACCGCCCTGCTGCTGGTGAGCGTGGCGCTCGCCGGCGGATGCAAGGAGGCGCCGGGCACTCCCGGCGCGTCCGGCCCGTCCAGCGACACCGGCATCGGCTCGTCCGGCCCGGACGCGCCGACGGCCACCGCCCCGGGCGACGCCTCGGCCACGCCGAGCGCGCCGGGCACGTCGGCCACCCCGTCCGTGCCGGGCAAGCCGGCGACCCCGGCCACCAGCGCCGTCCCGCCCACCGCGTCCGGCGGCTGGATCACCATCGACGCTGCCGCGCAGGCCGCCGCGACGAAGGCGTTCTTCGCGCGCAAGCCCAAGCCGGTGACCGGCAACCCGGTCAAGGTGCCCGAGTTCAACGTCGGCTGTACGACCAGTCACCACAACAGCGACGACCCGATCGTGCTGCCCAAGCTGGTAGGCGGTTCGCACAACCACACGTTCTGGGGCAACAAGTCGACCGACGCCAACTCGACAGCCGAATCGCTGCGGGCGTCCAAGGCGACCACCTGCAACTCGCCGGACGACCAGTCCGCCTACTGGGTGCCGACGATGTACCAGAACGGCAAGGTCGTGGACCCGAAGGAGGTGACCGTCTACTACGGTTCCCGGCTGAAGGACCCGAGCAGGACGCAGCCCTTCCCGTTCGGCCTGCGAATGATCACCGGTGACGCCAAGAACCAGGTCGACACTCCGGACAAGCAGGGCAACCACTTCTGGTGCGCCGGCATCGGCGGCGAGATCGGCCGCAGCGCCGACAAGACGTTCCCGGTCTGCGCCAAGACCGCGAACATCGTCCGGCAGATCACCTTCCCGGACTGCTGGGACGGCAAGCACCTGGACAGCCCGGACCACAAGGCGCACATGGCCAACGGGGACCACACCGGGGCGTGCCCGAAGAGCCACCCGGTGCCCGTCCCCTCGGTGTCCTTCGTGATCTCGTACCCGTTGAGCGCGAACACGGACGGCATCACCCTCGCGTCCGGCACGTCGTTCTCCATGCACGCGGACTTCTTCAACGCGTGGAAGGACGAGGCGCTCGCCGCGCGGGTGCGCAACTGCCTCGACCAGGGCGTGAAGTGCAACTCGGCCGGTAACTTCTAG
- the fxsT gene encoding FxSxx-COOH system tetratricopeptide repeat protein — translation MRREELLAEVATVLANSEVCVLMGGRGVGKTHLAATHVRDQLCADVARVLWIVADDVAAVVTSFADFARQAGAVDEVVDTEPAARTALRWLENESERSVIVFDNALDADAIARWMPQRGNVHVLITTTNQEFTVFGATVHVDVLTPAQAVTFLCSRAGLDDPRAAALVARELGQLPLALAQAGAVIRRHRWSFAEYLAGFRSMPLRSLLPRVPGDNYPRTLEEATLLSVSEVEDSDPNGLVRRLIDLLAVLSDAGVRRDLLRNLLDEPRRVDEALGGLANASVVGFDVTGTRVAMHRLTRQVVLARARTEGRIRDTVRDALMLLTRVTEAQPAPGVDVVDHIAEVWAETQTVLVSDDEIAAELLRLRRWSVGRLTAMGEFNRAVAVGRTVLTEHRALAPSDHEAVALARRALIDAYMTADRDNEAIPYAEQALADRVRLAGLDHPSTVGARNLLGYCCECGGQLDRALTIHRYNLVESVRVCGPDAPSTMGARINLASTYRSMGDLARAVPLFEENLAENVRVYGPDHGSTINARGELARIYVRTGRAAEGVRLHEENAALGTDQQRADIHLTWWPQYRAAAYSAAGRHDEAIGQLRALVQRVDDVLPHDNPQAIRLRLFLARALLAGRRHTEALALFERTVADRERVLGVDHPGSLNARRNFGLALAAIGRRRWAQAILSAVVSDYTRVLGPEHPYTRTAQANIASLPKSRWFAWG, via the coding sequence ATGCGCCGCGAGGAGTTGCTGGCTGAGGTCGCGACGGTGTTGGCGAACAGCGAGGTATGTGTGCTGATGGGCGGGCGGGGGGTCGGAAAGACGCATCTCGCGGCCACGCACGTGCGTGACCAACTGTGCGCTGACGTCGCGCGGGTGCTCTGGATCGTCGCGGATGACGTCGCGGCGGTGGTCACATCGTTTGCTGACTTCGCGCGGCAGGCGGGGGCAGTGGACGAGGTTGTCGACACTGAGCCGGCCGCGCGCACCGCACTCCGCTGGCTTGAAAACGAATCGGAGCGATCCGTAATCGTGTTCGACAATGCGCTCGATGCCGACGCGATCGCCCGATGGATGCCGCAGCGCGGAAACGTCCACGTCCTTATCACGACAACGAACCAAGAGTTCACTGTCTTCGGCGCCACTGTGCACGTCGACGTCCTTACGCCCGCGCAGGCGGTGACCTTTCTCTGCTCGCGAGCGGGCCTCGACGACCCGAGGGCCGCCGCGCTGGTCGCGCGAGAGTTAGGTCAACTGCCGCTCGCACTCGCGCAGGCGGGCGCCGTGATCCGCCGTCATCGGTGGTCGTTCGCCGAGTACCTGGCCGGGTTTCGATCAATGCCACTGAGGTCACTGCTTCCCCGCGTGCCCGGTGACAACTATCCACGCACGCTGGAGGAAGCCACGCTGCTGTCGGTCAGCGAGGTCGAAGACAGCGATCCGAACGGGTTGGTCCGACGTCTCATCGATCTCTTGGCCGTGCTGTCGGACGCGGGAGTTCGTCGCGACCTGCTGCGTAATCTGCTTGATGAACCGAGGCGCGTCGACGAGGCATTGGGCGGGTTGGCGAATGCCTCCGTTGTTGGCTTCGACGTCACCGGCACACGGGTGGCGATGCATCGGCTTACCCGCCAAGTGGTGTTGGCGCGGGCCCGAACGGAAGGGCGAATCCGCGACACGGTCCGGGATGCTCTGATGCTGTTGACCCGTGTCACGGAGGCGCAGCCTGCGCCCGGCGTCGACGTTGTGGACCACATCGCTGAGGTCTGGGCCGAGACGCAGACGGTTCTGGTGAGCGACGACGAGATCGCCGCTGAGCTGTTACGGCTGCGGCGGTGGAGTGTCGGACGGCTCACCGCCATGGGGGAGTTCAATCGTGCGGTGGCAGTGGGCCGCACGGTGCTCACCGAGCACCGAGCGCTCGCGCCGTCTGACCACGAAGCCGTTGCCCTGGCGCGACGGGCACTGATCGATGCCTATATGACCGCCGACCGTGACAATGAGGCCATCCCCTACGCCGAACAGGCCCTGGCCGATCGTGTACGCCTGGCCGGTCTCGATCATCCGAGCACGGTAGGCGCCCGCAACCTCCTGGGCTACTGCTGTGAGTGCGGGGGTCAACTGGACCGCGCCTTGACCATCCACCGCTACAACCTCGTCGAGAGTGTTCGTGTCTGCGGCCCGGACGCGCCTTCCACCATGGGCGCGAGGATCAATCTTGCCAGCACCTACCGCTCGATGGGTGACCTCGCCAGGGCCGTCCCCTTGTTCGAAGAGAACCTCGCGGAGAACGTGCGGGTCTACGGCCCTGACCACGGCTCGACGATCAACGCGCGCGGCGAGCTGGCGCGCATTTATGTGCGGACGGGACGGGCCGCCGAAGGGGTCCGGCTGCATGAGGAGAACGCGGCACTCGGAACCGACCAGCAACGGGCCGACATCCACCTCACCTGGTGGCCTCAGTACCGCGCGGCCGCCTACTCCGCCGCAGGTCGGCACGACGAAGCGATCGGCCAACTTCGTGCTCTTGTGCAGCGCGTGGACGACGTTCTGCCACATGACAACCCGCAGGCGATTCGACTCCGCTTGTTCCTGGCGCGAGCGCTGCTCGCTGGTCGACGCCACACCGAGGCGCTAGCGCTGTTCGAGCGCACGGTCGCGGATCGGGAGCGCGTCCTCGGCGTCGACCACCCGGGGTCACTCAACGCGAGGCGCAACTTCGGCCTGGCTCTGGCAGCCATCGGGCGGCGTCGGTGGGCCCAAGCGATCCTCAGTGCCGTCGTCTCGGACTACACCCGCGTCCTCGGGCCAGAGCACCCGTACACGCGTACCGCTCAAGCGAACATCGCCAGCCTGCCGAAGTCGCGCTGGTTCGCCTGGGGCTGA
- a CDS encoding OmpL47-type beta-barrel domain-containing protein, protein MTRRLTAALAALLLTVIPWAVAPASAAPRVAADQVLTWTADGDITRYKSAPTTAVAGETTIIWENSEATGNTIGMPHTLTFDTSAEGYNHDVTVNILASPFDANNGRHQATVTLTPGRYRYFCSIPGHSSMVGELVVTDGGGGGDTTAPTVTGAVSGDQDEDGNYLGAATVTVTATDAGSGVQTVEYQVDDTSFLPYTEPVRVTAIGDHAVQFRATDQAGNTSAVGSVSFRIVEPGEEDTTAPVVAVALAGDLDDEGNYVGTATATLTATDSGSGVATIEYALDGAAFTAYTNPIVVNAAGMHMLHFRATDAAGNTSAEQMSHFTVVEPQAEDTTAPTVAATVAGERNDDGAYVGGATVTVTATDAESGVATIEYALDTGGWTAYAAPVAVRAPGAHTVRYRATDTAGNASTEQSTTFTVVADGTDKCPDSDSRATVIIDGGDTGVANVDTGDGCTINDLIDEHANYPGHAEFVRHVEAVTAALVTGGTLDRRQQGAIVRAAARSDVGA, encoded by the coding sequence ATGACCCGACGACTGACGGCCGCGCTGGCGGCGCTTCTGCTCACGGTGATCCCGTGGGCAGTGGCGCCCGCCTCCGCCGCCCCCCGAGTCGCCGCCGACCAGGTGCTGACCTGGACCGCCGACGGCGACATCACCCGCTACAAGTCCGCGCCCACCACGGCGGTGGCCGGCGAGACCACGATCATCTGGGAGAACAGCGAGGCCACCGGCAACACCATCGGGATGCCGCACACGCTGACGTTCGACACCAGTGCCGAGGGCTACAACCACGACGTCACAGTCAACATCCTGGCCAGCCCGTTCGACGCCAACAACGGCCGCCACCAGGCGACAGTGACGCTGACCCCGGGCCGGTACCGGTACTTCTGCTCGATCCCCGGCCACAGCTCGATGGTCGGTGAGCTGGTGGTCACCGACGGCGGCGGCGGTGGCGACACCACAGCGCCGACAGTGACCGGCGCGGTGTCGGGCGACCAGGACGAGGACGGCAACTACCTCGGCGCGGCCACGGTGACCGTGACGGCCACCGACGCCGGCTCGGGAGTCCAGACCGTCGAGTACCAGGTCGACGACACCAGCTTCCTGCCGTACACCGAGCCGGTGCGGGTGACAGCGATCGGCGACCACGCGGTGCAGTTCCGCGCCACCGACCAGGCCGGCAACACCAGCGCCGTCGGCTCGGTGTCGTTCCGGATCGTCGAGCCGGGGGAGGAGGACACCACCGCGCCGGTGGTCGCGGTCGCACTGGCCGGCGACCTTGACGACGAGGGCAACTACGTCGGTACGGCCACCGCCACGTTGACCGCCACCGACAGCGGATCCGGCGTCGCCACCATCGAGTACGCGCTGGACGGGGCGGCCTTCACCGCGTACACGAATCCGATCGTGGTGAACGCGGCCGGGATGCACATGCTGCACTTCCGGGCGACCGACGCCGCCGGCAACACGTCGGCGGAGCAGATGTCCCACTTCACGGTCGTCGAGCCGCAGGCCGAGGACACCACCGCACCCACTGTCGCCGCCACGGTGGCCGGTGAGCGCAACGACGACGGCGCGTACGTCGGCGGCGCGACAGTGACCGTCACGGCCACCGACGCCGAGTCGGGTGTGGCCACGATCGAGTACGCGCTCGACACCGGAGGCTGGACGGCGTACGCCGCCCCGGTCGCCGTCCGCGCACCCGGTGCGCACACAGTGCGGTACCGGGCGACCGACACGGCGGGGAACGCCTCCACCGAGCAGTCGACGACGTTCACAGTGGTGGCGGACGGCACCGACAAGTGCCCCGACTCGGACAGCCGGGCCACCGTGATCATCGACGGCGGCGACACAGGTGTGGCCAACGTGGACACCGGCGACGGCTGCACCATCAACGATCTGATCGACGAACACGCCAACTACCCCGGCCACGCCGAATTCGTCCGGCACGTCGAGGCGGTCACCGCCGCGCTCGTGACCGGCGGCACGCTCGACCGGCGGCAGCAGGGCGCCATCGTCCGGGCCGCGGCCCGATCGGACGTCGGCGCATGA